In Nonomuraea sp. NBC_00507, the following are encoded in one genomic region:
- a CDS encoding phosphotriesterase family protein, with protein MTVRTVLGDVEEIGVTYAHEHFFMTGDWPVRNEPDYRLDSLDAAVAEVTAAQRLGLSAVVEMTPLGFGRSPSLMKALAERTGLHVIAVTGFHKSTYYSDAHWLRRYSPDEIAELLVAEIELGMDEYGLVGPLVRRSPARAGGIKIATSYHAFGRGVERLIGAVAAAALRTGVPVVTHCDKGTMGHELLDALSSDGVEADRVVLGHIDHNPDAGYLASLAERGAYLAFDRPGRIKYGPDSEIVALVAELAGRGLGHRLLFGMDLARRSYWPGLGGGPGLTYLLERFVPRLEAEGLGEAAKAALIANPRAAFALRPER; from the coding sequence GTGACGGTTCGCACGGTGCTGGGGGACGTCGAGGAGATCGGCGTCACCTATGCGCACGAGCACTTTTTCATGACCGGTGACTGGCCCGTCCGCAACGAGCCCGACTACCGGCTCGACTCCCTGGACGCGGCCGTCGCCGAGGTGACGGCGGCCCAGCGGCTCGGGCTGTCCGCAGTGGTCGAGATGACGCCGCTCGGGTTCGGCCGCAGCCCGTCGCTGATGAAGGCGCTGGCCGAGCGGACCGGGCTGCACGTGATCGCGGTGACCGGCTTCCACAAGAGCACCTACTACAGCGACGCCCACTGGCTGCGCCGCTACTCGCCCGACGAGATCGCCGAGCTGCTGGTGGCCGAGATCGAGCTCGGCATGGACGAGTACGGGCTGGTCGGGCCGCTGGTTCGGCGGTCGCCGGCGCGGGCGGGAGGCATCAAGATCGCGACCTCGTACCACGCGTTCGGGCGCGGGGTGGAGCGGCTGATCGGCGCGGTGGCCGCGGCCGCCCTCCGTACCGGCGTGCCGGTCGTCACCCACTGCGACAAGGGCACGATGGGGCACGAGCTGCTGGACGCGCTGTCGTCCGACGGCGTGGAGGCCGATCGGGTGGTGCTCGGGCACATCGACCACAATCCCGACGCCGGATATCTCGCCTCATTGGCGGAGAGAGGCGCTTACTTGGCCTTCGACCGCCCCGGGCGGATCAAGTACGGACCCGACAGCGAGATCGTGGCGCTCGTCGCCGAGCTGGCCGGGCGCGGGCTGGGGCATCGGCTGCTGTTCGGCATGGACCTGGCGCGGCGGTCGTACTGGCCGGGGCTGGGTGGCGGGCCGGGGCTGACGTACCTGCTGGAGCGGTTCGTGCCGCGGCTGGAGGCGGAGGGGCTCGGCGAGGCGGCCAAGGCCGCGCTGATCGCCAACCCGCGCGCCGCCTTCGCACTACGGCCGGAACGTTAG
- a CDS encoding dioxygenase — MSQTPVRFSEERSEDVVAASFAGAQDARLRQVLTSLVRHLHAFAKDVELTHLI, encoded by the coding sequence ATGTCACAGACTCCCGTTCGGTTCTCCGAAGAGCGTTCCGAGGACGTCGTCGCGGCGTCGTTCGCCGGGGCCCAGGACGCCCGGCTGCGGCAGGTCCTCACCAGCCTGGTCCGCCATCTGCACGCCTTCGCCAAGGACGTCGAGCTCACCCATCTGATCTGA
- a CDS encoding alpha/beta hydrolase family protein, with translation MKFVVVAVALVLGLLARPAQAADTIEAHYKVAGPWTVTTADAPGYKLYYPADLGAGGFKHPIITWGNGTNAAPTQYPGLLNQLASWGFAVVASTDTTTGTGSEMIAAAQYLIDRNTDSSSVFYGKLDVTKVGAVGHSQGAGGSVNTATKSNGLIDTVVPIALPAPIWVSAGDAFHVDQLTCPVLLVSGSSDTIISPNSALQTYYAQVPGAAAKALLKGAGHNTIQGTGGGFLGYVTAWLMYQLQGDTYARDAFAGTSPEINTNANWQNQVEKNLP, from the coding sequence ATGAAGTTCGTCGTGGTCGCCGTCGCGCTCGTACTCGGGCTCCTGGCCAGGCCCGCCCAGGCCGCGGACACCATCGAGGCGCACTACAAGGTCGCGGGCCCGTGGACGGTCACGACCGCCGACGCGCCCGGATACAAGCTCTACTACCCGGCCGACCTCGGGGCGGGCGGCTTCAAGCACCCGATCATCACCTGGGGCAACGGGACCAACGCGGCGCCCACGCAGTATCCGGGGCTGCTCAACCAGTTGGCCTCTTGGGGGTTCGCCGTGGTCGCCTCCACCGATACCACGACAGGCACCGGATCCGAGATGATCGCCGCGGCCCAGTACCTGATCGACCGGAACACCGACAGCTCCAGCGTCTTCTACGGCAAGCTCGACGTGACCAAGGTCGGCGCGGTCGGCCACTCCCAGGGCGCGGGCGGTTCGGTGAACACCGCCACCAAGTCCAACGGCCTCATCGACACTGTCGTCCCCATCGCGCTGCCCGCCCCGATCTGGGTGAGCGCGGGCGACGCGTTCCACGTGGACCAGCTGACCTGCCCCGTGCTGTTAGTCAGCGGGTCCAGCGACACGATCATCTCCCCCAACTCAGCGCTGCAGACGTACTACGCCCAGGTCCCTGGCGCGGCGGCGAAGGCGCTGCTCAAGGGCGCCGGCCACAACACGATCCAGGGCACGGGCGGTGGCTTCCTCGGATACGTGACGGCGTGGCTGATGTACCAGCTCCAGGGCGACACGTACGCGCGCGACGCCTTCGCGGGCACCTCGCCCGAGATCAACACCAACGCCAACTGGCAGAACCAGGTGGAGAAGAACCTGCCCTGA
- a CDS encoding SDR family oxidoreductase, giving the protein MSAVLVAGSDGGIGRACVEAVEASGASAYGVDLADGIDITEPGGVEKALAQATARHGRLAGVVHAVGMSGRRLGDGGVAECTDEAWHEVHRVNHESVFRLLRAAIPALAEGGSIVVIGSALGTSIDDDFRTVAYASAKGALIPLIRTAAREAAPRGVRVNLVSAGLVATPMSVRARTSAAVQARMPALMPLGASPCRPEEVAQAVLWLLSPSSGRTTGAVIPVDGGWHLR; this is encoded by the coding sequence ATGAGCGCCGTCCTGGTGGCGGGCTCGGACGGCGGCATCGGCCGCGCCTGCGTGGAGGCGGTCGAGGCGTCCGGCGCGAGCGCGTACGGCGTGGACCTCGCTGACGGCATCGACATCACCGAGCCCGGCGGGGTCGAGAAGGCGCTGGCCCAGGCCACAGCCCGGCATGGGCGGTTGGCCGGCGTCGTGCACGCGGTCGGCATGTCCGGCCGCAGGCTCGGCGACGGCGGTGTGGCCGAGTGCACCGACGAGGCCTGGCACGAGGTGCACCGGGTCAACCACGAGTCGGTGTTCCGGCTGCTGCGCGCGGCGATCCCCGCGCTGGCCGAGGGCGGGTCGATCGTGGTGATCGGCTCGGCGCTCGGCACGTCGATCGACGACGACTTCCGCACCGTGGCCTACGCCTCGGCCAAGGGCGCGCTGATCCCGCTGATCAGGACCGCGGCCCGCGAGGCCGCGCCGCGCGGGGTGCGGGTCAACCTGGTCTCGGCCGGCCTCGTGGCCACGCCGATGAGCGTCCGTGCCCGCACGTCCGCCGCCGTCCAGGCCAGGATGCCCGCGCTGATGCCCCTCGGCGCGAGCCCCTGTCGGCCGGAGGAGGTCGCGCAGGCCGTGCTGTGGCTGCTCTCGCCCTCGTCGGGGCGGACCACGGGCGCGGTCATTCCCGTCGACGGAGGGTGGCATCTGCGGTGA
- a CDS encoding family 16 glycoside hydrolase, with translation MRKTSLLSVLLITALSYLVLPAQAHAAVPPQEPGITLRTYDVQVELSKLCTLKPGQTPNVDKLMPTIDWTSDADFGLTDTFVTEVIGNISIAAAGSYEFRLTSDDGSRLRIDDTVVIINDGRHGPIAVDGMITLTTGYHALRVDHFEHLYGQQLKLEWRPPGSAEFTLVPNSVLSTDAEVVRVTAPGRKECESGADSPGDGLPLESVHPDLALTDLRPDGFQPQVTGMDWLPDGRLAIATWGGSETKLGEVYLLDNVTGKTSAAQVTAKKIAGGLQEPMGIKYVDGKLYVSEKSRLVELNDTNGDEVADNLRTVASWPFGGNFHEFAFGLLYRGGHFYLNLSVAINYGGATTDPQPARDRGTTIKVNKATGRVEYIAGGLRTPNGLTWGPGGDLFVTDNQGGWLPASKLVHIKKDRFFNHYTNPDGPFDNNLVSPPALWLPHNEIANSPSTPLVMRQGRFAGQMLFGDVTYGGIQRAYLEKVNGEYQGAVFRFTQGLEAGVNRISLGPDGAIYAGGLGAGGNWGQPGKLTYGLQKLTPGDDKAFDILRMRAIEGGFELEYTQPLSAETATSLASKYQVTQWRYAAASTYGGPKVDEEPLTVTSAKLTSGGKKVTLKIAGLKPGRVVHLRSPRPFSSASGQPLWSTEAWYTLNSLVGGPTTDTTYEAESASHSGGAKLGTDHLSYSGSGFVDGYWTAGAATQFAVRAAEAGTYHVGLRYSNGPHPAPGTKSLSVYVNGTKVRQVPLPTTETWDLWATQVEPLTLKAGANTIAYKYDSGDIGNVNLDSITVATRPVLEAENASLRGGAKVSTNHQGYTGKGFVDGYTATGASTSFTVRTDSPGMHNVGLRYAANAGTSVSVYVNGDKVRQVRLAATGGWDAWAVQTEALTLKRGSNRITYSYDSGDTGQLSLDHLTVSKAQRIMLFDGSNLAAWEKRAGGPATWPIANGSLESYGGDIRTRQTFGDFKLHVEWYEPDYPPDVTGQQRGNSGVFLQERYEVQVLESYGDTTPAANEAGAIYSKRAPDRNVATAPGTWQTYEITFRAARYTSAGEKVDNARVTVVWNGVVVHNDVAIDGGTGDNIPESAAWGGIRLQDHGDPGENPRFRNVWVEPVT, from the coding sequence ATGCGGAAAACATCCCTGTTATCCGTCTTACTGATCACCGCGCTCTCATACCTCGTCCTACCCGCTCAAGCGCACGCGGCGGTGCCGCCGCAGGAGCCGGGTATCACCCTGCGCACCTACGACGTCCAGGTCGAGCTGTCCAAGCTCTGCACGCTCAAGCCCGGTCAAACACCCAACGTGGACAAGCTGATGCCCACGATCGACTGGACCTCCGACGCCGACTTCGGCCTGACCGACACGTTCGTCACCGAGGTCATCGGCAACATCTCCATCGCCGCCGCAGGCTCGTACGAGTTCCGGCTCACCAGCGACGACGGCTCCCGGCTGCGCATCGACGACACCGTCGTGATCATCAATGACGGGCGGCACGGCCCGATCGCCGTGGACGGCATGATCACCCTGACCACTGGCTACCACGCGCTGCGCGTCGACCACTTTGAACACCTGTACGGCCAGCAGCTCAAGCTGGAGTGGAGACCACCGGGATCCGCGGAGTTCACCCTCGTACCGAACTCGGTGCTGAGCACGGACGCGGAAGTGGTGCGGGTCACCGCCCCCGGGCGCAAGGAGTGCGAGAGCGGCGCCGACTCGCCTGGCGACGGGCTGCCGCTGGAGTCGGTACACCCTGACCTCGCGCTCACCGACCTGCGGCCGGACGGTTTCCAGCCGCAGGTGACCGGGATGGACTGGCTGCCCGACGGCCGGTTGGCGATCGCCACGTGGGGCGGCTCGGAAACCAAGCTCGGCGAGGTCTACCTGCTCGACAACGTCACTGGCAAGACCTCAGCCGCGCAGGTGACCGCCAAGAAGATCGCCGGCGGGCTGCAGGAGCCCATGGGCATCAAGTACGTGGACGGCAAACTCTACGTGTCGGAGAAGTCCCGGCTGGTGGAGCTGAACGACACCAACGGCGACGAGGTCGCCGACAACCTCAGGACCGTGGCGAGCTGGCCGTTCGGCGGCAACTTCCACGAGTTCGCGTTCGGGCTGCTCTACCGTGGCGGCCACTTCTACCTCAACCTCTCCGTCGCCATCAATTACGGTGGCGCCACCACCGACCCGCAGCCGGCGCGGGACCGGGGCACGACCATCAAGGTCAACAAGGCCACCGGCAGGGTCGAATACATCGCCGGCGGTCTGCGCACGCCCAACGGCCTCACCTGGGGTCCGGGGGGTGACCTGTTCGTCACGGACAATCAGGGCGGCTGGCTGCCCGCCTCGAAACTGGTGCACATCAAGAAGGACCGGTTCTTCAACCACTACACCAACCCTGACGGCCCGTTCGACAACAATCTGGTGAGCCCGCCCGCGCTGTGGCTGCCGCACAACGAGATCGCCAACTCCCCCAGCACCCCGCTGGTCATGAGGCAGGGCAGGTTCGCGGGACAGATGCTGTTCGGCGACGTCACCTACGGCGGGATCCAGCGGGCCTACCTCGAGAAGGTCAACGGCGAGTACCAAGGCGCGGTCTTCCGCTTCACCCAAGGACTCGAGGCAGGGGTCAACCGGATCAGCCTGGGGCCCGACGGCGCCATCTACGCCGGAGGTCTCGGCGCCGGCGGAAACTGGGGCCAGCCGGGCAAGCTCACCTACGGCCTGCAGAAACTGACCCCGGGCGACGACAAGGCGTTCGACATCCTGAGGATGCGCGCGATCGAGGGCGGCTTCGAGCTGGAGTACACCCAGCCGCTGTCGGCGGAGACCGCCACGTCGCTGGCGTCCAAGTACCAGGTCACCCAATGGCGGTACGCCGCCGCCTCCACGTACGGTGGCCCCAAGGTGGACGAGGAGCCGCTGACCGTCACCTCCGCGAAGCTGACCTCCGGCGGGAAGAAGGTCACGCTCAAGATCGCGGGTCTCAAGCCCGGGCGCGTGGTGCACCTGCGGTCGCCGCGCCCGTTCAGCTCGGCCTCAGGGCAGCCGCTGTGGAGCACCGAAGCCTGGTACACCCTCAACTCGCTGGTCGGCGGCCCGACGACGGACACGACGTACGAGGCGGAGAGCGCGTCACACAGCGGCGGCGCGAAGCTGGGCACCGACCACCTCAGTTACTCGGGAAGCGGCTTCGTCGACGGCTACTGGACGGCGGGCGCGGCCACGCAGTTCGCCGTACGGGCAGCCGAGGCCGGCACGTACCACGTGGGCCTGCGCTACTCCAACGGCCCGCACCCCGCACCCGGCACCAAGTCGCTGAGCGTGTACGTCAACGGGACCAAGGTCAGACAGGTGCCGTTGCCCACCACGGAAACGTGGGACCTGTGGGCCACCCAGGTAGAACCGCTCACGTTGAAGGCAGGCGCCAACACCATCGCCTACAAGTACGACAGCGGCGACATAGGCAACGTCAACCTGGACTCCATCACCGTGGCCACACGACCGGTGCTCGAGGCGGAGAACGCCTCGCTGCGCGGTGGCGCGAAGGTGAGCACGAACCATCAGGGCTACACCGGCAAGGGCTTCGTCGACGGCTACACCGCCACGGGCGCGAGCACGTCGTTCACCGTACGGACGGACTCACCCGGCATGCACAACGTCGGGCTCCGCTACGCGGCCAACGCCGGCACCTCGGTGAGCGTGTACGTCAACGGTGACAAGGTCAGGCAGGTGCGGCTGGCCGCCACCGGCGGCTGGGACGCCTGGGCAGTCCAGACCGAGGCGCTCACCCTGAAGCGAGGATCGAACAGAATCACCTATAGCTACGACTCAGGCGACACAGGACAGCTCAGCCTCGACCACCTCACCGTGTCGAAGGCACAGCGGATCATGCTGTTCGACGGGTCCAACCTGGCGGCGTGGGAGAAGCGGGCCGGCGGACCGGCGACCTGGCCGATCGCGAACGGCTCTTTGGAGTCCTACGGCGGCGACATCCGTACCCGGCAGACGTTCGGTGACTTCAAGCTCCACGTCGAGTGGTACGAGCCGGACTACCCACCGGACGTGACCGGGCAGCAACGCGGCAACAGCGGCGTCTTCCTCCAGGAACGCTACGAGGTGCAGGTCCTCGAGTCGTACGGTGACACCACACCGGCTGCCAACGAGGCGGGCGCGATCTACTCCAAGCGCGCGCCCGACCGCAACGTGGCCACCGCCCCGGGAACCTGGCAGACCTACGAGATCACCTTCCGCGCGGCCCGCTACACCAGCGCGGGAGAGAAGGTCGACAACGCGCGGGTGACGGTCGTCTGGAACGGCGTCGTGGTGCACAACGACGTGGCCATCGACGGCGGCACAGGCGACAACATCCCGGAGAGCGCGGCCTGGGGCGGGATCCGCCTCCAGGACCACGGCGACCCCGGCGAGAATCCCCGCTTCCGCAACGTCTGGGTCGAACCCGTCACCTGA
- a CDS encoding M28 family metallopeptidase has product MEHVPSAAEMLGWIETVVGQGVRRPGYPADAWTERWLAERLAEFGLEVTLEPVEVRRWQPGASLLRLDDGTSWTGMPLPHTASTGGLRGRIARLADARPGDIVVDEVTFSELPQSYVKTLATSAYDPEGVFDTLVQTIPFGPRMMEVVEPALAAGAAGFIGALTGVPWETRDYYVPYDAVERPIPALWLSGTDARRLLARLPCEGELIAESATDTVITHNVVATLPGNSPHTVIVASHHDAPWASAVEDASGLALVLAAARHWARVPAGERPHNLTFLLTSGHMAHAAGTRAFIDRHRPELADVVLELHLEHAALRCEAMDGTLVPTADPEVRWWFTTRAPQLEKLVAATLEAEDLRRSFVLPPDVFSPMPPTDGAFFHPEGVPLVHFLSAPMYLFDSADTIDKIDVAGLEPLARAAVRIVAGTAGWTPADLRATASG; this is encoded by the coding sequence ATGGAGCACGTGCCTTCCGCGGCGGAGATGCTGGGCTGGATCGAGACCGTCGTGGGGCAGGGCGTCCGCCGCCCCGGCTACCCGGCGGACGCGTGGACCGAGCGATGGCTGGCGGAGCGCCTGGCGGAGTTCGGCCTGGAGGTCACGCTCGAACCGGTCGAGGTGCGGCGCTGGCAACCGGGCGCCAGTCTGCTGCGCCTCGATGACGGCACCTCGTGGACCGGCATGCCGCTGCCCCACACCGCGTCGACCGGCGGCCTGCGGGGCCGGATCGCGCGGCTCGCCGACGCCCGGCCGGGCGACATCGTCGTGGACGAGGTGACCTTCAGCGAGCTGCCGCAGTCGTACGTCAAGACGCTCGCCACCTCGGCGTACGACCCCGAGGGAGTGTTCGACACCCTCGTCCAGACCATCCCGTTCGGCCCGCGGATGATGGAGGTCGTCGAGCCCGCCCTGGCCGCCGGGGCCGCGGGCTTCATAGGCGCGCTGACCGGCGTCCCCTGGGAGACCCGCGACTACTACGTGCCGTACGACGCGGTCGAGCGCCCCATCCCCGCCCTGTGGCTGTCCGGGACGGACGCCCGCCGGCTCCTGGCCCGCCTCCCGTGCGAGGGTGAGCTGATCGCCGAGTCCGCCACCGACACCGTGATCACCCACAACGTGGTCGCCACCCTCCCGGGCAACTCGCCCCACACGGTCATCGTCGCCTCGCACCACGACGCCCCATGGGCCTCGGCCGTCGAGGACGCCTCCGGCCTGGCCCTCGTCCTGGCCGCCGCCCGCCACTGGGCCCGTGTCCCGGCCGGGGAGCGCCCACACAACCTGACGTTCCTGCTCACCTCCGGGCACATGGCCCACGCGGCGGGCACCCGCGCCTTCATCGACCGCCACCGGCCGGAACTGGCCGACGTGGTGCTCGAACTGCACCTGGAGCACGCCGCGCTCCGCTGCGAGGCGATGGACGGCACGCTCGTGCCGACCGCCGACCCCGAGGTCCGATGGTGGTTCACGACGCGAGCCCCGCAGCTGGAGAAACTCGTCGCCGCGACGCTGGAGGCGGAGGACCTGCGGCGGTCGTTCGTCCTGCCCCCGGACGTGTTCTCGCCGATGCCGCCGACGGACGGCGCGTTCTTCCATCCCGAGGGGGTGCCGCTGGTGCACTTCCTGTCGGCGCCGATGTACCTGTTCGACTCGGCCGACACGATCGACAAGATCGACGTGGCGGGGCTGGAGCCGCTGGCCCGCGCGGCCGTCCGGATCGTCGCGGGCACCGCTGGCTGGACCCCGGCGGACCTCCGCGCCACCGCGTCCGGGTAG
- a CDS encoding SIS domain-containing protein, whose product MKWISRAMELLGEIERTQEDALAEAARIASEAILGGGVVHTFGTGHSRMGVEEMFPRYGSYPGFHPIVDLSTTFYTQVAGSNGMRQAMFIERVEGLAEAILANFELRPSDAAIVFSVSGLNAVPIEMAMGLRKAGLSVVAVTSMNETMAVEPGHPSGTRLADHADVVIDLRTPVGDALCHVEGLAEPVGPGSTLAAVSVVNEIKVRTAELLVAGGWTPPVISSAKLVGTSRSDELFEAAYLEHARRAAAVLRKP is encoded by the coding sequence ATGAAGTGGATAAGCCGCGCCATGGAGCTGCTCGGCGAGATCGAACGGACACAGGAGGACGCCCTTGCCGAAGCCGCTCGCATCGCCTCTGAGGCGATACTCGGCGGAGGAGTGGTGCATACGTTCGGAACCGGACATTCGCGGATGGGCGTGGAGGAGATGTTCCCCCGCTACGGCTCCTACCCCGGCTTCCACCCCATCGTCGACCTGTCCACGACCTTCTACACCCAGGTGGCCGGCTCGAACGGGATGCGGCAGGCCATGTTCATCGAACGGGTCGAAGGGCTGGCCGAGGCCATCCTGGCCAACTTCGAGCTGCGGCCGAGCGACGCGGCCATCGTCTTCAGCGTCAGCGGGCTGAACGCCGTGCCCATCGAGATGGCCATGGGCCTGCGCAAGGCGGGCCTGTCCGTCGTGGCCGTGACCTCGATGAACGAGACCATGGCCGTCGAGCCCGGACATCCCAGCGGCACCCGGCTGGCCGACCACGCCGACGTGGTGATCGACCTGCGCACCCCGGTCGGCGACGCGCTGTGCCACGTCGAAGGGCTGGCCGAGCCGGTCGGCCCCGGCAGCACGCTGGCGGCCGTCTCCGTGGTCAACGAGATCAAGGTCCGCACGGCCGAGCTGCTGGTCGCGGGCGGCTGGACGCCGCCGGTCATCTCCAGCGCCAAGCTCGTCGGCACCTCCCGCTCCGACGAGCTGTTCGAGGCCGCCTACCTTGAACACGCGCGCCGCGCCGCCGCCGTGCTCAGGAAGCCATGA
- a CDS encoding ROK family protein: MTALGIDVGGTYTKWVTLEGDAVSGSGTVPTPPGPEETVKLAASLAPHAESIGIGLPGHVDRETGTALFVPNPPGDWDGYPVGARLRALTGVPVSVVNDARAFARAELALGAARGLADVLFAVLGTGVGGAVALRGAVLVGPRDNLGEIGHVTVSPRGPVCCCGNRGCVETFAAGPGIVRALGPGAAAKIAGAKAQVTAAEVAEAARAGDGRAAQVFEQAGWALGVALGDAAAFFGVGSVVVGGGVSGALDLMRTTLHTELARRRPLIGDVTVLPAVLGQMAGAIGAALYGRRSG, encoded by the coding sequence ATGACGGCGCTTGGGATCGACGTCGGCGGCACGTACACCAAATGGGTGACGCTGGAGGGCGACGCGGTCTCCGGCTCGGGCACCGTCCCCACGCCGCCCGGCCCCGAGGAGACGGTGAAGCTCGCGGCCTCGCTGGCCCCGCACGCCGAGTCCATCGGGATCGGGCTCCCCGGCCACGTGGACCGCGAGACCGGCACCGCCCTGTTCGTCCCGAATCCGCCGGGTGACTGGGACGGCTACCCCGTGGGGGCCCGGCTGCGCGCGCTGACCGGGGTCCCCGTCTCCGTCGTCAACGACGCCCGCGCCTTCGCGCGCGCCGAGCTGGCACTGGGCGCCGCCCGTGGGCTGGCCGACGTGCTGTTCGCCGTGCTCGGCACCGGCGTGGGCGGGGCCGTGGCGCTGCGCGGGGCCGTCCTCGTCGGGCCGCGCGACAACCTCGGCGAGATCGGCCACGTCACCGTCTCCCCCCGGGGGCCGGTCTGCTGCTGCGGCAACCGGGGCTGCGTGGAGACGTTCGCCGCCGGACCGGGCATCGTGCGGGCCCTCGGCCCGGGGGCGGCGGCGAAGATCGCCGGGGCGAAGGCGCAGGTCACCGCGGCGGAGGTCGCCGAGGCGGCCAGGGCCGGGGACGGGCGGGCGGCCCAGGTGTTCGAGCAGGCCGGATGGGCGCTCGGCGTGGCGCTGGGCGACGCGGCCGCGTTCTTCGGGGTCGGCTCGGTGGTCGTCGGCGGCGGCGTCTCCGGCGCGCTCGACCTCATGCGAACCACCCTGCACACCGAACTCGCGCGCAGACGACCGCTGATCGGAGACGTCACTGTGCTGCCCGCCGTACTCGGCCAGATGGCGGGGGCCATCGGCGCCGCACTCTACGGGAGGAGATCTGGATGA
- a CDS encoding FAD-dependent oxidoreductase gives MNVLWEGDVVVAGGGSAGCAAAAAAVRAGSSCLLVEPAGFLGGTGVAVLDTFYGFYAPGPVSRRVVGGIGWEVCERLFSAGAAFERPNTYGAGTGVTYEPEELKLVWDELTSGAGVLLHARVCAYVPGTGVEVETVAGWFLVKARVVVDATGDGEVAWRAGATLERPSMRSQPMTATFRLGGVDLSATSTAELHALMADADLPRREGSVHGTVNDGIVHTNLTRVSGLAPTDPFELSRAEREGRAQVREYVRFLRAKVPGYESAVLLSTSVRIGVRESRRLVGRYVLTSDDVLAGRDFPDTIARCGAPIEDHAAGAATRWEYVHDYGTYGIPYRCLLPVEVDGLIVAGRCLSATHDAHASARSMGQCMAMGQAAGTAAALAVQAGVEPAAVDVELLRARLREEGALL, from the coding sequence GTGAACGTCCTGTGGGAAGGCGACGTGGTCGTCGCCGGTGGCGGCAGCGCCGGGTGCGCGGCGGCCGCGGCGGCGGTCCGCGCCGGCTCGTCGTGCCTGCTGGTGGAGCCGGCTGGCTTCCTCGGCGGCACCGGCGTCGCCGTGCTCGACACGTTCTACGGCTTCTACGCCCCCGGCCCGGTCTCGCGGCGGGTCGTCGGCGGGATCGGCTGGGAGGTGTGCGAACGGCTCTTCTCCGCCGGAGCCGCTTTCGAGCGGCCCAACACGTACGGGGCCGGCACCGGCGTCACGTATGAGCCGGAGGAGCTCAAGCTCGTCTGGGACGAGCTCACCTCCGGCGCCGGCGTGCTGCTGCACGCGCGGGTGTGCGCGTACGTGCCGGGGACCGGGGTCGAGGTGGAGACCGTGGCCGGTTGGTTCCTGGTCAAGGCCCGGGTGGTCGTGGACGCGACGGGCGACGGCGAGGTCGCCTGGCGGGCCGGGGCCACGCTGGAGCGGCCGAGCATGCGGTCGCAGCCGATGACGGCCACGTTCCGGCTGGGCGGGGTGGACCTGTCCGCCACCAGCACGGCCGAGCTGCACGCGCTGATGGCCGACGCCGACCTGCCCAGGCGCGAGGGCTCCGTGCACGGGACCGTCAACGACGGGATCGTGCACACCAACCTGACCAGAGTGAGCGGGCTTGCCCCGACCGACCCGTTCGAGCTGTCGCGCGCCGAACGCGAGGGACGTGCGCAGGTGCGGGAGTACGTCCGCTTCCTGCGGGCCAAGGTGCCCGGGTACGAGTCGGCGGTGCTGCTGAGCACGTCCGTGCGGATCGGGGTGCGGGAGTCGCGGCGGCTCGTTGGACGATATGTCCTGACTTCTGATGATGTGTTGGCCGGGAGGGATTTTCCCGACACGATCGCCCGGTGCGGCGCCCCCATCGAGGACCACGCCGCCGGGGCGGCCACCCGGTGGGAGTACGTGCACGACTACGGGACCTACGGGATCCCGTACCGCTGCCTGCTGCCGGTCGAGGTTGACGGGCTGATCGTCGCGGGGCGGTGCCTGTCGGCCACGCACGACGCGCACGCCTCGGCCCGGTCCATGGGGCAGTGCATGGCGATGGGGCAGGCGGCCGGGACGGCGGCTGCGCTGGCCGTACAGGCCGGGGTGGAGCCTGCGGCGGTGGACGTGGAGCTGCTGCGCGCCCGGCTACGCGAGGAAGGAGCGCTCCTGTGA